A region of bacterium DNA encodes the following proteins:
- a CDS encoding cyclic nucleotide-binding/CBS domain-containing protein, translating into MIADLRDFLLHHHPFDQLTADERERVHGAARQREFAAGQVVVRPGGPVSKCLFIVAAGSARLERDAFTGRTLEEGDCFGYPSILSGNSPTAAVVAESDLTVHCVPADVFKGLLGNAAFAEFFLKDLGERLRLAAASAPGTLGGELTTPVGELGLRPLVRVAPDATVGDAARAMGRAGEDVVLVDTLPPGIVTDHDFQTKVLAEDRGPATPVREVMTPDLKTLPADTPVHSALLYMLEERIHHLPVTRDGDLVGLVSATDLLRHQTRNPLYLTRQLERLEDPAALATYSANAAAMIERLYGGGLKVAQVGRIFSSVNDTLMRRLLRLAETELGPAPCPYAWLVFGSEGRMEQALITDQDNALVYAEAGAAQAAYFARLAEVVVGHLLTAGFPECPGGYMATNWCKPLGDWLELMRGWIETPGPESLMMVGIFFDFRSVGGGLDVGAMEDVVTGAADNQIFMAHLARQSLGFRPPLNFFRQIQADDGMVDLKTGGIAPIVASGRVLGIAAGTRERPTRARYEAAIAAGLISDDLGQTVIETYRFLLGLRLETQLRVLRERGAPDNRIRLKDLSSRDHRHLKDAFGVIRELQEKVGHRFRVNLLG; encoded by the coding sequence CCGGGAGCGCGCGGCTCGAGCGCGACGCGTTCACCGGGCGCACCCTCGAGGAAGGCGACTGCTTCGGCTACCCGTCGATCCTCAGCGGCAACAGCCCCACCGCCGCGGTGGTGGCCGAGAGCGACCTGACGGTGCACTGCGTCCCGGCCGACGTCTTCAAGGGCCTGCTGGGCAACGCCGCCTTCGCCGAGTTCTTCCTCAAGGACCTGGGCGAGCGCCTGCGCCTGGCCGCGGCGAGCGCGCCGGGCACCCTGGGCGGCGAACTGACGACGCCGGTGGGCGAACTGGGCCTCAGGCCCCTGGTGCGCGTGGCGCCGGACGCGACCGTGGGCGATGCCGCGCGGGCCATGGGCCGGGCCGGCGAGGACGTGGTGCTGGTCGACACCCTGCCGCCCGGCATCGTCACCGACCACGACTTCCAGACCAAGGTGCTGGCCGAGGATCGCGGCCCCGCGACGCCGGTGCGCGAGGTGATGACGCCCGACCTGAAGACCCTGCCCGCCGACACGCCCGTGCACAGCGCGCTGCTCTACATGCTCGAGGAGCGCATCCACCACCTGCCGGTGACGCGCGACGGCGACCTCGTGGGCCTCGTCTCGGCCACCGACCTGCTGCGCCACCAGACGCGCAACCCGCTCTACCTCACGCGGCAGCTCGAGCGCCTCGAGGATCCGGCGGCCCTGGCCACGTACAGCGCCAACGCGGCGGCCATGATCGAGCGGCTCTACGGCGGGGGGCTGAAGGTGGCCCAGGTGGGGCGCATCTTCTCGTCGGTGAACGACACGCTCATGCGGCGGCTGCTGCGGCTGGCCGAGACCGAGCTCGGTCCGGCGCCCTGCCCCTACGCCTGGCTCGTGTTCGGGTCCGAGGGGCGCATGGAGCAGGCCCTGATCACCGATCAGGACAACGCGCTGGTGTACGCCGAGGCGGGCGCGGCGCAGGCGGCCTACTTCGCGCGGCTGGCCGAGGTCGTGGTGGGGCACCTGCTGACGGCGGGCTTCCCCGAGTGTCCGGGCGGCTACATGGCCACCAACTGGTGCAAGCCCCTGGGCGACTGGCTCGAGCTCATGCGCGGCTGGATCGAGACGCCCGGCCCCGAGAGCCTGATGATGGTGGGGATCTTCTTCGACTTCCGCAGCGTGGGCGGCGGGCTCGACGTGGGCGCCATGGAGGACGTCGTCACCGGCGCCGCCGACAACCAGATCTTCATGGCCCACCTGGCGCGGCAGTCGCTCGGCTTCCGGCCGCCGCTGAACTTCTTCCGGCAGATCCAGGCCGACGACGGCATGGTCGACCTGAAGACCGGCGGCATCGCGCCGATCGTGGCGTCGGGCCGGGTGCTCGGCATCGCGGCCGGCACGCGCGAGCGGCCCACCCGCGCGCGCTACGAGGCCGCCATCGCGGCCGGCCTGATCAGCGACGACCTCGGCCAGACCGTCATCGAGACCTACCGCTTCCTGCTCGGCCTGCGCCTGGAGACCCAGCTGCGCGTGCTGCGCGAGCGGGGCGCGCCCGACAACCGCATCCGGCTGAAGGACCTCTCCTCCCGCGACCACCGCCACCTGAAGGACGCCTTCGGGGTGATCCGCGAACTGCAGGAGAAGGTCGGGCACCGCTTCCGGGTGAACCTGCTGGGCTGA
- a CDS encoding LysR family transcriptional regulator, whose translation MSLLHPGITAFQAIARLGTVHAAAQEIGLSQTGVTQRIRGLERDLGVTLFVRSRRGMRLTTEGEALVRWCQRVGDLEGELISFMGREAPAGAVRVTLTGPSSLMRRRVIPAVAGVLARHRGVVATYLLDDQGGGLAHLKQGTAQLAALPRTEVVNEVDAKLLAPVRLRLLGPAAWAGRDLAEIVRAERIIDFNAQDAATLDFLREHGLPTEGLRQRHFVNSPDALAELVAAGRGFSVLEEEFAAPFLAAGRLFDLAPRQVLQQEFALAWYPRHEMPGYFRDIIDAVG comes from the coding sequence ATGAGTTTACTCCACCCGGGGATCACGGCCTTCCAGGCCATCGCGCGGCTGGGCACCGTCCATGCCGCGGCCCAGGAGATCGGACTCAGCCAGACCGGCGTGACGCAGCGCATCCGGGGGCTCGAGCGGGACCTGGGCGTGACCCTCTTCGTCCGCTCCCGGCGCGGCATGCGGCTGACGACCGAGGGCGAGGCCCTCGTCCGCTGGTGCCAGCGGGTGGGCGATCTCGAGGGCGAGCTGATCTCGTTCATGGGGCGCGAGGCCCCGGCCGGCGCGGTGCGCGTCACCCTGACGGGACCGTCGAGCCTGATGCGGCGCCGGGTGATCCCGGCGGTGGCGGGGGTGCTCGCCCGGCACCGGGGCGTGGTGGCGACCTACCTGCTGGACGACCAGGGCGGCGGTCTGGCCCACCTCAAGCAGGGCACGGCCCAGCTGGCCGCCCTGCCCCGGACCGAGGTCGTGAACGAAGTCGACGCCAAGCTGCTCGCGCCGGTGCGGCTGCGGCTGCTCGGCCCGGCGGCGTGGGCGGGGCGGGACCTGGCGGAGATCGTCCGCGCCGAGCGGATCATCGACTTCAACGCCCAGGACGCGGCGACCCTGGACTTCCTGCGCGAACACGGGCTGCCGACCGAGGGATTGCGGCAGCGCCACTTCGTGAACAGCCCGGACGCCCTGGCGGAACTGGTGGCCGCCGGACGGGGTTTCTCGGTGCTGGAAGAGGAATTCGCGGCGCCGTTCCTGGCGGCCGGTCGGCTCTTCGACCTGGCCCCACGACAGGTGCTGCAGCAGGAATTCGCGCTGGCCTGGTACCCGCGCCACGAGATGCCCGGCTACTTCCGGGACATCATCGACGCGGTGGGGTGA
- a CDS encoding aminotransferase class III-fold pyridoxal phosphate-dependent enzyme encodes MTTPWDDLTTLRTLTGPSATPGLPDEVILPFLVHDADLQDAVRAALAEARDLARRGELADLTTGDEDAVCAGLQDGFLNFYGAAARSPYVPLAARGPWIVTTRGAVVHDSGGYGMLGLGHAPAAVVEALAKPWVMANVMTPSVSQQRFAAALRAEIGHTRGGCPYDRFICLNSGSESVTMAARITDLHAFTQTTSGAPHEGKTIKYLSLAGGFHGRTDPAARISGSTLATYKSHLASFRGRDQLILVEPNDTVGLEQAFARAAAHGIFFEGFFIEPVMGEGEPGLALTPEYYDLARRLTREHGALLVCDSIQAGFRATGHLSLVDYPGFENSEAPDLETFSKALNAGQYPLSVLALSGAAAALYRTGVYGNTMTTCPRALEVGCAVLGAMEDGLRQNIRARGEQLRAELAALADTFGELVAGVEGTGLMVNIELDPVLCPVNGVGGLEEKLRRRGIHMIHGGRNGLRFTPHFAITAAEISMIVAAVAGVLKEQVGQAMAAQAS; translated from the coding sequence ATGACCACGCCCTGGGACGACCTGACCACCCTGCGCACCCTGACCGGCCCGAGCGCCACGCCGGGCCTGCCCGACGAGGTGATCCTGCCCTTTCTCGTCCACGACGCCGACCTGCAGGACGCCGTGCGCGCCGCCCTCGCCGAGGCGCGCGACCTGGCCCGGCGGGGCGAGTTGGCCGACCTGACCACCGGTGACGAGGACGCCGTCTGCGCCGGACTGCAGGACGGCTTCCTGAACTTCTACGGCGCCGCCGCGCGCAGCCCGTACGTGCCGCTCGCGGCCCGGGGTCCGTGGATCGTGACGACGCGCGGCGCCGTGGTGCACGACTCGGGCGGCTACGGCATGCTCGGCCTGGGCCACGCCCCGGCCGCGGTGGTCGAAGCCCTCGCCAAGCCCTGGGTCATGGCCAACGTGATGACGCCCAGCGTCTCGCAGCAGCGCTTCGCCGCGGCCCTGCGCGCCGAGATCGGCCACACCCGCGGCGGATGCCCCTATGACCGGTTCATCTGCCTGAACAGCGGCTCGGAGTCGGTGACCATGGCCGCCCGCATCACCGACCTGCACGCCTTCACGCAGACGACGTCGGGCGCGCCCCACGAGGGCAAGACGATCAAGTACCTCAGCCTGGCCGGCGGCTTCCACGGGCGCACCGATCCGGCCGCGCGCATCTCGGGCTCGACCCTCGCCACCTACAAGAGCCACCTGGCCTCGTTCCGCGGGCGCGACCAGCTCATCCTCGTCGAGCCCAACGACACGGTGGGGCTGGAGCAGGCCTTCGCCCGCGCCGCGGCCCACGGGATCTTCTTCGAGGGCTTCTTCATCGAGCCGGTGATGGGCGAGGGCGAGCCGGGCCTGGCGCTCACGCCCGAGTACTACGACCTGGCCCGCCGCCTGACCCGCGAGCACGGCGCGCTGCTGGTGTGCGACTCGATCCAGGCCGGCTTCCGCGCCACCGGACACCTGAGCCTCGTCGACTACCCGGGGTTCGAGAACAGCGAGGCGCCCGACCTCGAGACCTTCTCCAAGGCCCTCAACGCCGGGCAGTACCCCCTGTCGGTGTTGGCCCTCTCCGGCGCGGCGGCGGCCCTCTACCGCACCGGCGTCTACGGCAACACCATGACCACCTGCCCGCGCGCCCTGGAGGTGGGTTGCGCGGTGCTCGGCGCCATGGAGGACGGGCTCAGGCAGAACATCCGCGCCCGCGGCGAGCAGCTGCGCGCCGAGCTCGCGGCCCTCGCCGACACGTTCGGCGAGCTGGTCGCGGGCGTCGAGGGCACGGGCCTGATGGTGAACATCGAGCTCGATCCGGTGCTGTGTCCGGTGAACGGCGTGGGCGGGCTGGAGGAGAAGCTGCGCCGGCGGGGCATCCACATGATCCACGGCGGGCGCAACGGGCTGCGCTTCACGCCGCACTTCGCCATCACGGCGGCGGAGATCTCCATGATCGTCGCGGCGGTGGCGGGCGTGCTCAAGGAGCAGGTGGGCCAGGCGATGGCGGCGCAGGCGTCGTAG
- a CDS encoding argininosuccinate synthase, translated as MAQGKQQNSPKEKVVLAYSGGLDTSIILAWLIDQGFEVVAYIADVGQDDDLAAAGQKALACGAVKVRTEDLKAEFVSDYIFPMISANAVYEGRYLLGTAVARPLIAKRQVEIAREEGAAWVSHGATGKGNDQVRFELAYHALAPDLKVIAPWKNPAFLAAFKGRTDMINYAAAKGIEVKSTAAKPYSEDDNLLHISHEAGILEEPDTVCPEDVYSRTVTPEKAPDSPTHLRIVFKDGIPTGVTNLDDGTSVKGALELFRYLNTVGGANGIGRLDMVENRFVGVKSRGVYETPGGTILLAAHRDLEGLAMDREVMRLRDMLAAKLAEIIYNGFWFSPEMDFLMSAVAKSQELIDGHVVVKLYKGAVYPVARYSPSSLYDQELSSMEVAGGYDQMDAQGFIRINAIRLKAHHAILQRRGVVPV; from the coding sequence ATGGCCCAGGGCAAGCAGCAGAACAGCCCCAAGGAAAAGGTCGTCCTCGCCTACAGCGGCGGTCTGGACACCAGCATCATCCTCGCCTGGCTCATCGACCAGGGCTTCGAGGTCGTCGCGTACATCGCCGACGTGGGCCAGGACGACGACCTGGCCGCCGCTGGGCAGAAGGCGCTGGCCTGCGGCGCCGTGAAGGTGCGCACCGAGGACCTGAAGGCCGAGTTCGTCAGCGACTACATCTTTCCCATGATCAGCGCCAACGCCGTCTACGAGGGGCGCTACCTGCTGGGCACCGCCGTGGCGCGCCCGCTCATCGCCAAGCGGCAGGTCGAGATCGCGCGGGAGGAGGGCGCCGCGTGGGTCAGCCACGGCGCCACGGGCAAGGGCAACGACCAGGTGCGTTTCGAGCTGGCCTACCACGCCCTGGCGCCCGACCTGAAGGTCATCGCGCCCTGGAAGAATCCGGCCTTCCTGGCGGCCTTCAAGGGCCGCACCGACATGATCAACTACGCGGCGGCCAAGGGCATCGAGGTCAAGTCGACCGCGGCCAAGCCCTACAGCGAAGACGACAACCTGCTGCACATCAGCCACGAGGCGGGCATCCTCGAGGAGCCGGACACGGTCTGCCCCGAGGACGTCTACTCGCGCACCGTCACGCCGGAGAAGGCGCCCGACTCGCCCACGCACCTGCGCATCGTCTTCAAGGACGGCATCCCCACCGGCGTGACCAACCTCGACGACGGCACCTCGGTGAAGGGTGCCCTCGAACTCTTCCGGTACCTGAACACGGTGGGTGGCGCCAACGGGATCGGGCGGCTCGACATGGTCGAGAACCGTTTCGTCGGGGTCAAGTCGCGGGGTGTGTACGAGACACCCGGCGGGACGATCCTGTTGGCCGCCCACCGCGACCTCGAGGGACTCGCCATGGACCGCGAGGTGATGCGCCTGCGCGACATGCTCGCGGCCAAGCTCGCCGAGATCATCTACAACGGCTTCTGGTTCAGCCCCGAGATGGACTTCCTCATGTCGGCGGTGGCCAAGAGCCAGGAGCTGATCGACGGCCACGTGGTGGTGAAGCTGTACAAGGGCGCCGTGTACCCGGTGGCGCGCTACAGCCCCAGCTCGCTGTACGACCAGGAGCTGTCGAGCATGGAGGTCGCCGGCGGCTACGACCAGATGGACGCCCAGGGCTTCATCCGCATCAACGCCATCCGGCTCAAGGCCCATCACGCGATCCTGCAGCGGCGGGGCGTGGTGCCGGTATGA
- a CDS encoding aldo/keto reductase — protein sequence MTTTRTIGRSGREISAIGLGCMGLSEFYGPPTAEQDAVALLHAAIDLGVTHFDTAEMYGMGHNETLLGKAFAGRWQEVFFATKFGPLRDPATGAFTGVDGSPANVRRAVEGSLQRLGAETIDLYYLHRVDPATPIEETVGEMAKLVAEGKVRWLGLSEAGSDTIRRACAVHPITALQTEYSIFNRNIEKSILPVCRELGVSLVAYSPLGRGMLTGRFKQAADVATGGDYRGAGLPQFSDENFAANRALVDRIENVAADLGATAAQVALAWVLGRGDDVVTIPGTTKLANLTANLGAYGVHLDDAARAVLDELSDRVQGTRYPAASMRAVQED from the coding sequence ATGACCACCACGCGCACCATCGGCCGCTCGGGCCGCGAGATCTCCGCCATCGGGCTCGGCTGCATGGGCCTGTCCGAGTTCTACGGCCCGCCCACCGCCGAACAGGACGCCGTCGCCCTCCTCCACGCCGCCATCGACCTCGGCGTGACCCACTTCGACACGGCCGAGATGTACGGCATGGGCCACAACGAGACCCTGCTCGGCAAGGCCTTCGCCGGCCGCTGGCAAGAGGTCTTCTTCGCCACCAAGTTCGGACCGCTGCGCGACCCCGCGACGGGCGCCTTCACGGGCGTGGACGGCTCGCCGGCCAATGTGCGTCGCGCCGTCGAGGGCAGCCTGCAGCGCCTGGGCGCCGAGACCATCGACCTCTACTACCTGCACCGGGTCGATCCGGCCACGCCCATCGAGGAGACCGTGGGCGAGATGGCGAAGCTGGTCGCCGAGGGCAAGGTGCGCTGGCTGGGGCTGTCCGAGGCGGGCAGCGACACCATCCGGCGGGCCTGCGCGGTGCACCCCATCACGGCCCTGCAGACCGAGTACTCGATCTTCAACCGCAACATCGAGAAGAGCATCCTGCCGGTGTGCCGCGAGCTGGGCGTGAGCCTGGTGGCCTACTCGCCGCTGGGGCGCGGCATGCTCACCGGACGCTTCAAGCAGGCCGCCGACGTGGCCACGGGCGGCGACTACCGCGGCGCGGGCCTGCCCCAGTTCAGCGACGAGAACTTCGCGGCGAACCGGGCCCTGGTCGACCGCATCGAGAACGTGGCCGCCGACCTGGGCGCCACCGCGGCGCAGGTGGCGCTGGCCTGGGTGCTGGGGCGCGGCGACGACGTGGTGACCATCCCCGGCACCACGAAGCTCGCCAACCTCACGGCGAACCTCGGCGCCTACGGCGTGCACCTCGACGACGCGGCGCGCGCCGTGCTCGACGAGCTGAGCGACCGGGTGCAGGGCACGCGCTACCCCGCGGCGTCCATGCGGGCGGTGCAGGAAGACTAG
- the argH gene encoding argininosuccinate lyase, translated as MSTLWTREGAPDPWLEGFLAGDDHVLDQQLVGYDCRASLAHARMLHGIGVLEAAELRSLEAGLAEAAGQAARGDFPITPADEDGHTALENFLTRRCGDAGRKIHTGRSRNDQVLTALRLWEKDRLDALLAAVEAHVGCLADVVARQGDVSLPGYTHMQAAMPTTVAVWLGSFAAAAADDGALLAHVRTLVDRSPLGTAAGFGVPVLGIDRERTAAELGFAHVQENPLHAQLSRGRTEALLLTACAQVMDGLNRLATDLLLFSTREFGIVRLPDAACTGSSIMPQKRNADVLELVRARYHVVVGEETKVKGLTTSLMSGYNRDVQLTKGPLFHGVAVTLDSLRAMGIVLAGLEIDADRCAAALTDELYATERALTLVRDGMPFRDAYREVAAAEAARRRGRA; from the coding sequence ATGAGCACGCTCTGGACCCGCGAGGGGGCTCCGGACCCCTGGCTCGAGGGCTTCCTGGCCGGCGACGACCATGTGCTCGACCAGCAGCTCGTGGGGTACGACTGCCGCGCCTCGCTGGCCCACGCGCGCATGCTGCACGGCATCGGCGTGCTCGAAGCCGCCGAGCTGCGGTCCCTGGAGGCCGGACTGGCCGAGGCCGCGGGCCAGGCGGCGCGGGGCGACTTTCCCATCACCCCCGCCGACGAGGACGGGCACACGGCCCTGGAGAACTTCCTGACCCGCCGCTGCGGCGACGCGGGCCGGAAGATCCACACCGGACGCTCCCGCAACGACCAGGTGCTCACCGCCCTGCGCCTGTGGGAGAAGGATCGCCTCGATGCGCTGCTCGCGGCCGTCGAGGCCCACGTCGGTTGCCTGGCCGACGTGGTCGCCCGGCAGGGAGACGTCTCCCTGCCGGGCTACACCCACATGCAGGCCGCCATGCCGACCACCGTCGCCGTGTGGCTCGGCAGCTTCGCCGCGGCGGCCGCGGACGACGGCGCTCTGCTCGCCCACGTCCGCACCCTGGTCGATCGCTCGCCCCTGGGCACCGCCGCCGGCTTCGGCGTGCCGGTGCTCGGGATCGACCGGGAGCGCACCGCGGCCGAGCTGGGATTCGCCCACGTGCAGGAGAACCCCCTGCACGCCCAGCTCAGCCGCGGGCGCACCGAGGCCCTGCTGCTGACGGCCTGCGCCCAGGTCATGGACGGCCTGAACCGGCTGGCCACCGACCTGCTGCTCTTCTCGACCCGCGAGTTCGGCATCGTCCGGCTGCCCGACGCCGCCTGCACCGGCAGCTCGATCATGCCCCAGAAGCGCAACGCCGACGTGCTCGAGCTCGTGCGCGCCCGCTACCACGTGGTCGTGGGCGAGGAGACCAAGGTCAAGGGCCTGACGACGAGCCTCATGTCCGGCTACAACCGCGACGTGCAGCTCACCAAGGGGCCGCTCTTCCACGGCGTGGCCGTGACCCTCGACAGCCTGCGGGCCATGGGCATCGTCCTGGCCGGGCTCGAGATCGACGCCGACCGCTGCGCGGCCGCACTCACCGACGAGCTCTACGCCACCGAGCGCGCCCTGACCCTCGTGCGCGACGGCATGCCCTTCCGCGACGCCTACCGCGAGGTGGCGGCCGCCGAAGCGGCGCGACGACGCGGGCGGGCCTGA